GCGCAAAGAATTCAAAGAGAGATATTTGACACCCGATAACTGCAGATTGATAGATCCTCCAGAAATCAACGCGGAAGTCAAGGCCGCGGTATCGGATGTGGTAATTAAACGCGACAAAGCtattgaaaataaacaaaaacaacttacCTCCGCTATAAGTTGCCTAAGTGAAGCTATAACGCTCCTTATGTCAAATAAGGAGAAAAATACACCTTTACTGAAACTTTTGATAGATTCAAGTAGAATCTTATGTGATTGTCAACATGCTGATACTATTACCAGACGGAATTTCTTATTGAACACCATGAAGAAGGAAATGAAGGATCAGCTTCaaaatactaaaattgacaagtttttattcaGTGAAAACTTAGCCGACACTTTGAAATCGGCAAAAGCCATTACTAAATCTGGAGCAGACCTTAAGATTCCGGCGCCTAAATCTCAGGCTAAAAAGCCTAATATAccccatacaaataaaaatttaaactggAAGCCGGGCCCAGCTCGCAGGCAGCCGGGACCGTCACGAGCGAAGGAGCCTGCGACCTCGACACGTCATCGGCCCATGCACACCTCGAGGCCATCGCAGCATCAGCACTACAGGACGAGCCACAGACATCGTTAACAACGGTAATACCAGGAGGTAGATTAGCTAAATTTTATACTCAATGGCTAATGCTCACAGATGATCCTCTAGTACTGTCTTATATCAAGGGTTATAAAATTCCATTTTCTAAACCAGTTTCACAATTAGTACCACCAAGTACAAGAAACTACTCTAATCAAGAAAGAATACATATACTTGAATCTATCTCAGATTTACTGTCAATTGGAGCAATCTCACAATGTGAAGCGCAAGACGATCAGTTTTTGTCGCCAATTTTTCTTATACCCAAACCGAATGGAAAAatgcgatttattttaaatcttaaatCTTTGAACAAATTCATAGATAcatctcattttaaattggaggATTTGCGCACTGCTTTAAAGTTAATTTCAAAGGACTATTATCTAAGTACATTAGATTTAAAGGATGCTTATTTCCTTATTAAAATACACAATAGTGACAGGAAATACCTCCGATTCCAATTTGAAAATAATATCTTTGAATTTAATGTCCTTCCGTTCGGGTTAAACACTGCTCCTTTTGTTTTCACAAAAGTTATGAAACCAGTAGTGAAGTTGCTAAGGTCATGTGGTTACTTATCTACCATATATCTAGATGACTTATTACTTATCGGCAAAGATTATAAGGAATGCctcacaaatataaaaaatacaaaaaagctTCTTACCTCTCTCggctttgttataaataaagaaaagagCAATCTCACCCCTTCAAAGACTTGCAAGTTTTTGGGATATATAATAAATTCTAACAAATATGAAGTTACTCTgccaaaagaaaaaatattaaaaataaaaaatgaaattaaaaaattcTCAGCAATTAAACGATGCAAAATAAGAGATTTCGCAAGTTTTGTA
The sequence above is a segment of the Cydia amplana chromosome 2, ilCydAmpl1.1, whole genome shotgun sequence genome. Coding sequences within it:
- the LOC134656489 gene encoding uncharacterized protein LOC134656489, translating into MPKRKREKDKDSYDYLLKKIKRLEKKLRSPDRDKHRDSSNSQDESGCVSFSDTDLLDAWAIPEDDAYHASPAQQYSGSDQSDTGSVTNEVSPPVAASSKHAAVVPPADPQPAPAAPANPAASAAPAAPSLDSPATPAIENIDKPLPETEEELDADLMEILGTDPNAVKQYGKDIQKDLSIRLEHCATNGLTKELRKEFKERYLTPDNCRLIDPPEINAEVKAAVSDVVIKRDKAIENKQKQLTSAISCLSEAITLLMSNKEKNTPLLKLLIDSSRILCDCQHADTITRRNFLLNTMKKEMKDQLQNTKIDKFLFSENLADTLKSAKAITKSGADLKIPAPKSQAKKPNIPHTNKNLNWKPGPARRQPGPSRAKEPATSTRHRPMHTSRPSQHQHYRTSHRHR